A region of Mustelus asterias unplaced genomic scaffold, sMusAst1.hap1.1 HAP1_SCAFFOLD_100, whole genome shotgun sequence DNA encodes the following proteins:
- the LOC144484321 gene encoding uncharacterized protein LOC144484321, with protein sequence MESHKDTCTMEKPWKCADCGKGFITPSSLESHRRIHTGERPFACSDCGKGFTQLSHLRTHQRVHTGERPFICIDCGKGFTQSSNLLGHQRVHTGERPFICTECGKGFRDSSTLQKHQRVHTGERPFTCSDCGKRFRDSSTLVRHHQFHTGEKPFICSDCGKGFTQLSTLQTHQRVHTGERPFTCSQCGKGFTRSTSLLRHQRVHNC encoded by the coding sequence atggagagtcacaaggacacctgtaccatggagaaaccatggaaatgtgcggactgtgggaagggcttCATTACTCCATCAAGCCTGGAAAGTCAtcgacgcattcacaccggggagaggccgtttgcttgctctgactgtgggaagggattcactcagttatcccacctgcggacacaccagcgagttcacacaggggagaggcctttTATCTGcattgactgtgggaagggattcactcagtcatccaacctgctcggacaccagcgagttcacactggagagaggccattcatctgcactgagtgtggaaagggattcagagattcatccactctgcagaaacaccagagagttcacactggggaaagaccattcacctgctctgattgtgggaagcgaTTCCGAGATTCCTCCACCCTGGTGAGACACCATCAGTTTCAtaccggggagaaaccgttcatctgctctgactgtgggaagggattcactcagttatccaccctgcagacacaccagcgagttcacactggggagagaccattcacctgctctcagtgtgggaagggattcactcggtcaacatccctgctgagacaccagcgggttcacaattGCTGA